In a single window of the Streptomyces sp. NBC_00353 genome:
- a CDS encoding ABC1 kinase family protein: MSDLPRKAVTRTAKLAALPLGFAGRATWGLGKRIGGRSAEIVARELQQRTADQLFKTLGELKGGAMKLGQALSVFESALPEEVAGPYRAALTKLQEAAPPMPTRTVHGVLAERLGEDWRELFLEFEDKPSAAASIGQVHRAVWHDGREVAVKVQYPGAGEALLSDLTQLSRFARMLGPLIPGMDIKPLIAELRDRVSEELDYELEARSQQEHAKEFADDPDVVIPGVVHQSDQVLVTEWIDGVPLSEVITDGTQEQRDRAGQLLARFLFSGPARTGLLHADPHPGNFRLLPAGTEDGEAGQWRLGVLDFGTVDRLPGGLPQPIGDSLRLTLAGDAEAVYELLREEGFVKESIDLDPNAVLDYLLPIIEPAQVEEFTFTRSWMRNQAARIADLRSPAHQLGKQLNLPPAYLLIHRVTLSTIGVLCQLGATVRLRDELESWVPGFLPIEDLSVEDLAVGDLAVEDLPIADLPIADLPEQEQRVGDAAAEA; the protein is encoded by the coding sequence ATGTCTGATCTACCCCGGAAAGCGGTCACCCGTACCGCCAAGTTGGCCGCACTGCCACTCGGCTTCGCCGGCCGGGCCACGTGGGGTCTGGGCAAGCGGATCGGCGGCAGGTCTGCGGAGATAGTGGCCCGCGAGCTCCAGCAGCGCACGGCGGACCAGCTGTTCAAGACACTGGGGGAGCTGAAGGGGGGTGCCATGAAACTCGGTCAGGCCCTGTCCGTCTTCGAGTCGGCGCTGCCCGAGGAGGTTGCCGGGCCGTACCGGGCGGCGCTCACCAAACTGCAGGAAGCGGCGCCCCCCATGCCGACCCGCACCGTCCACGGGGTGCTGGCAGAGCGGCTCGGTGAGGACTGGCGGGAGCTGTTCCTCGAATTCGAGGACAAGCCGTCGGCCGCCGCATCGATCGGGCAGGTGCACCGGGCGGTCTGGCACGACGGGCGCGAGGTCGCGGTGAAGGTGCAGTATCCGGGCGCCGGGGAGGCCCTGCTCTCGGATCTCACCCAACTCAGTCGTTTCGCCCGGATGCTCGGCCCGCTGATCCCCGGGATGGACATCAAACCGCTCATCGCGGAGCTGCGCGACCGTGTGTCGGAGGAGCTGGACTACGAACTGGAGGCGCGGTCCCAGCAGGAGCACGCCAAGGAGTTCGCGGACGATCCCGATGTGGTGATCCCGGGCGTGGTGCACCAGTCGGACCAGGTGCTGGTGACGGAGTGGATCGACGGTGTGCCGCTCTCCGAGGTGATCACGGACGGCACGCAGGAGCAGCGGGACCGTGCGGGCCAGCTGCTGGCCCGATTCCTGTTCTCGGGTCCGGCGCGCACGGGCCTGCTCCACGCGGACCCGCATCCGGGCAACTTCCGGCTGCTGCCTGCGGGAACAGAGGACGGCGAGGCCGGGCAGTGGCGGCTCGGGGTGCTGGACTTCGGCACGGTGGACCGGCTGCCGGGCGGTCTGCCGCAGCCGATCGGGGACTCGTTGCGGCTCACGCTGGCGGGTGACGCCGAAGCGGTGTACGAACTGCTGCGCGAGGAAGGCTTCGTCAAGGAGTCGATCGACCTCGACCCGAATGCGGTACTCGACTATCTGCTGCCGATCATCGAGCCGGCGCAGGTGGAGGAGTTCACCTTCACCCGGAGCTGGATGCGCAATCAAGCGGCTCGGATAGCAGATCTCCGCTCCCCCGCCCATCAGCTGGGCAAGCAGCTGAACCTGCCGCCCGCCTATCTGCTCATACACCGGGTGACGCTGAGCACGATCGGAGTGCTGTGTCAGCTGGGTGCGACGGTGCGGCTGCGGGACGAACTGGAGTCCTGGGTCCCTGGGTTCCTGCCGATCGAGGATCTGTCCGTCGAGGACCTGGCCGTCGGGGACCTGGCCGTCGAGGACCTGCCGATCGCGGACCTGCCGATCGCGGACCTGCCTGAGCAGGAGCAACGGGTGGGCGACGCGGCAGCCGAGGCATAG
- a CDS encoding ThiF family adenylyltransferase: MHPMLKPALRRAWRGRDTVQFGVTRAHAVKLGPVDIATGSFLELLDGTRGLPLLREEARALDLSDHQVDTLVRRMANAGLIDDVRAGGPEAAALRNRADVLERQRPDLASLSVIHPEPGGGMRRLAARRAMRVQVRGAGRVGAAIAAVLSGAGVGRVEVLDGGVTEPADIAPGGLPAAAVGERRDTAARQLVRRSAVGSTSRATGTADAAAGGTSAGGPAASGGPALSLVVVAPRDGLAVYAPDPRAAEPWIASGIPHLYAGVIEATGVVGPLVLPGGTGCAGCLALTRTDRDPQWPRMLTQWRSGRRNAVQACDLGLATAVAGLAAAHALAFLDGELPASTGVRWEAALPLLDWRSEQVGAHLDCSCGAGGHTEGERTSGLGTTQDTMAG, from the coding sequence ATGCATCCGATGTTGAAGCCCGCACTGCGCCGCGCCTGGCGTGGCAGGGACACCGTGCAATTCGGAGTGACACGCGCTCACGCGGTGAAGCTCGGTCCGGTGGATATCGCCACCGGAAGTTTCCTGGAACTGCTCGACGGAACGCGCGGCCTGCCGCTGCTGCGCGAAGAGGCACGGGCCCTGGATCTCTCGGATCATCAAGTGGACACACTGGTGAGGCGCATGGCGAACGCGGGGCTGATCGACGACGTACGGGCCGGCGGCCCGGAAGCCGCAGCGTTACGGAACCGGGCCGACGTCCTGGAGCGGCAGCGCCCCGACCTCGCGTCGCTCTCGGTCATCCACCCCGAACCGGGCGGCGGGATGCGCAGGCTGGCGGCCCGCCGTGCGATGCGGGTCCAGGTGAGAGGCGCCGGCCGGGTCGGTGCGGCAATCGCCGCGGTTCTGTCCGGGGCCGGAGTGGGCCGGGTCGAGGTCCTGGACGGCGGAGTCACCGAGCCAGCCGACATCGCGCCGGGCGGCCTTCCGGCAGCGGCGGTCGGCGAGCGCAGGGACACCGCAGCCCGGCAGTTGGTCCGCCGCTCGGCCGTCGGCTCCACTTCGCGGGCGACGGGGACGGCGGACGCCGCGGCGGGTGGCACGTCAGCGGGTGGCCCAGCTGCGAGTGGTGGGCCCGCGCTGTCGTTGGTCGTGGTCGCCCCTCGGGACGGTCTCGCGGTGTACGCCCCCGACCCCCGCGCCGCCGAACCGTGGATCGCGTCGGGCATTCCTCATCTCTATGCCGGGGTGATCGAGGCCACCGGTGTGGTCGGCCCCCTGGTCCTGCCCGGGGGTACGGGCTGCGCGGGATGCCTGGCGCTGACCCGCACGGACCGGGATCCGCAGTGGCCAAGGATGCTGACGCAGTGGCGGTCCGGGCGACGCAATGCCGTGCAGGCGTGCGACCTGGGGCTCGCGACAGCAGTGGCCGGTCTCGCCGCAGCCCATGCGCTGGCTTTTCTGGACGGCGAACTGCCCGCGAGCACGGGGGTCAGGTGGGAGGCTGCTCTGCCGCTGTTGGACTGGAGGTCGGAGCAGGTCGGGGCGCACCTCGACTGTTCCTGCGGGGCGGGTGGGCACACTGAGGGGGAGCGCACCTCTGGGCTCGGCACGACGCAGGACACAATGGCCGGGTAA
- a CDS encoding M48 metallopeptidase family protein encodes MPADPSPGFAGETPARSAGHHQRSAASHPPRVSATSAVEVRRSSRRSRTVSAYREGDRTIVLIPARMSEAEEQRWVSVMLDKLAAQESKRILGDSELAERAERLSDLYFDGRARPVSVRWVTNQNTRWGSCTPAEGSIRLSHRLQGMPEYVVDYVLVHELAHLLVPGHGPRFWRLLEAYPRTERARGYLEGVVAADRLPHLPAARSE; translated from the coding sequence GTGCCCGCCGACCCGTCACCCGGCTTCGCCGGCGAGACCCCCGCGCGCAGCGCCGGACATCATCAGCGCAGCGCGGCCAGCCATCCGCCCCGCGTCTCGGCGACGAGCGCGGTCGAGGTCCGCAGGAGCAGCCGCCGCAGCAGAACGGTCTCCGCGTACCGGGAGGGCGACCGCACCATCGTGCTGATCCCCGCCCGGATGTCGGAGGCGGAGGAGCAGCGCTGGGTGAGCGTGATGCTCGACAAACTCGCCGCCCAGGAGAGCAAGCGCATCCTCGGTGACAGCGAACTCGCCGAGCGTGCCGAGCGGTTGTCCGACCTGTATTTCGACGGCCGGGCCAGACCCGTGTCGGTGCGGTGGGTGACCAATCAGAACACCCGATGGGGGTCCTGTACACCGGCGGAGGGAAGCATCCGTCTGTCGCACCGATTGCAGGGCATGCCGGAGTACGTCGTCGACTACGTGCTCGTCCATGAACTCGCGCATCTCCTGGTCCCCGGTCATGGTCCGCGGTTCTGGCGGCTGCTGGAGGCGTACCCGCGGACCGAGCGGGCTCGCGGCTACCTCGAAGGAGTGGTGGCGGCCGACCGGCTGCCGCATCTGCCGGCCGCCCGAAGCGAGTGA
- a CDS encoding WhiB family transcriptional regulator has protein sequence MQLEAHAPSVPPSETIPPPGLTEDSTLIPLTALTALDDAIENLGVPVPCRSYDPEVFFAESPADVEYAKSLCRTCPLVEACLAGAKERREPWGVWGGELFIQGVVVARKRPRGRPRKNPVAA, from the coding sequence GTGCAACTCGAAGCGCACGCCCCGTCCGTACCGCCTTCCGAAACGATCCCCCCGCCCGGCCTCACGGAGGACTCCACCTTGATCCCCCTCACTGCGCTCACCGCGCTCGACGACGCCATCGAGAACCTCGGCGTGCCCGTCCCCTGCCGCTCCTACGACCCGGAGGTCTTCTTCGCCGAGTCGCCGGCCGATGTCGAGTACGCCAAGTCCCTCTGCCGCACCTGCCCGCTCGTCGAGGCCTGCCTCGCCGGCGCCAAGGAGCGCCGCGAGCCGTGGGGTGTCTGGGGTGGCGAGCTCTTCATCCAGGGCGTCGTCGTCGCTCGCAAGCGGCCGCGTGGCCGTCCGCGCAAGAACCCGGTCGCGGCGTGA